In Halalkalicoccus subterraneus, a single genomic region encodes these proteins:
- a CDS encoding putative PEP-binding protein: NDAWVGMCGEMAGDPDLTELLVGLGLDELSMSAVTIPEVKAGVRALDAAEAEGLADRALGSETKGELTERLEP; the protein is encoded by the coding sequence GAACGACGCGTGGGTCGGGATGTGCGGGGAGATGGCGGGCGATCCCGATCTCACGGAACTGCTCGTCGGGCTCGGACTCGACGAACTGAGCATGAGCGCGGTGACGATCCCCGAGGTGAAAGCCGGGGTACGAGCCCTCGACGCCGCCGAGGCCGAGGGGCTCGCGGATCGCGCGCTCGGATCGGAGACGAAAGGAGAACTCACGGAACGACTCGAACCATGA
- a CDS encoding PTS fructose transporter subunit IIB has product MKLVAITSCPTGIAHSQMAAENLEQTADKLGHEIRVEIQGAMGAEDELSSDEIVAADAVIIASDTSVNRDRFTEKTVVKGTVKDAVNDAESLIEEAVERAGGSSDPAESVATGGEPAAGDDGDEQQRRGGDPEKGLFKRLKRLFS; this is encoded by the coding sequence ATGAAACTCGTAGCAATCACGTCCTGTCCGACAGGTATCGCACACAGCCAGATGGCCGCCGAGAACCTGGAGCAGACGGCCGACAAACTCGGCCACGAGATCCGCGTCGAGATCCAAGGCGCGATGGGTGCCGAGGACGAACTGAGTAGTGACGAGATCGTGGCGGCCGACGCCGTCATCATCGCGTCGGATACATCAGTGAACCGAGACCGGTTCACCGAAAAGACGGTGGTGAAAGGCACAGTCAAGGACGCCGTCAACGACGCCGAATCGCTGATCGAGGAGGCCGTCGAGCGTGCGGGCGGGTCGAGCGACCCCGCCGAATCCGTGGCCACCGGCGGGGAACCGGCCGCCGGTGACGATGGGGACGAGCAACAGCGCCGCGGCGGTGATCCCGAGAAGGGGCTGTTCAAGCGTCTCAAGCGCCTCTTCAGCTGA